CAGCTTCCAGAATTGTTTTGAGCAATCCTCTGGAGATCTTCACAGGAACTCCCTCGGGTCTGCTATGTATCCCTTAACAGCACTTGCTGCAGCTGTAGCTGGTGAGGCAAGGAAAATTTCCGCGTTCGGATTGCCCATTCTGCCCTTGAAGTTTCTGTTTTGAGTGGAGATGCAAACCTCGCCATCAGCCAGAATTCCCTGATGGATTCCCACACACGGCCCGCAGCCGGGGTTGAGAACCATTCCTCCAGCCTCAACGAAAACTCTTATCAGCCCCTTATCGAGGGCCTGCAGATAGACTCTCCTGCTTGCAGGGACAACAATCAGCCTAACACCCTCCTTAACCTTCCTGCCCTTCAGGATTCTTGCAGCAACCTCTAAGTCAGAAAGCCTGCCGTTTGTGCATGTTCCGATGTAAACCTGATTTACCTCCGTGCCCTCAACCTCGCTAATCTCTGCAACATTGTCAACGTTGTGGGGCTTTGAGACAACCGGAACGAGGGAGGAAACGTCCATGTAAATCTCCTTTTCATACTCTGCATCCTCATCCGCCTTTACCTCTCTGAAATCCCCCTCCCTCCCAAGCTCGGCGAGGAATTTCCTCGTGTTCTCATCGCTCTCGAAAATTCCCGCTTTGGCTCCGCACTCTACCGCCATATTGGCTATTGTGAGCCTCTCCTCCACAGTCATGTTCTCAGCACACTCCCCGTGGAACTCAAGGGCCTTGTAGGTTGCTCCGTCAACACCAAGATCACCTATGAGCTTCAGTATCACATCCTTGGCGAAAACTCCTTTGGGGAGAGAGCCGTCAAGCTGAACTCTGAAGCTCTCAGGAACTCTGAACCAGTTCTTGCCGAGTGCGATGGCAACTGCAACATCAGTAGAACCCATTCCCGTGGAGAAAGCTCCAATTCCTCCGTAGGTGCATGTGTGGCTGTCAGCCCCAACGGCCAAATCTCCGGGCTTGACGTACCGCTCTACCATAATCTGGTGGATTATCCCCTCTCCGGGCGGGTTGAAGTCCGCCCCAACCTTTTTTGCAAACTCGTAGATGAACTTCTGGTCGTTGCTCAGCTCCCTTCTTGGCGAGGGAGCGGCGTGGTCAACGAAAAAGTGTGTCCTGTCTGCTGCTCTAACCTCCGTTCCGAGCTCCATCAGCTGCCTTATTGCCAGAGGAGCCGTGCCGTCCTGCAGGGCTATCTGGTCAATCTCGGCAACAACAATGTCACCGGCGTAAGCGTCACTCTTCGATTTTTCGCTGAGTATTTTTTCTGCAATAGTTTTGCCCATACTGCAAGTTAGTTCGGTGCTTTTTAAGTTAACCGTTTGTTTCTTAGAAAAGCCTTAAATACTTTTTTAATGAACTCTCAAAGTGTTGGTTAAGAGGCTTGGAGAGCTGCTGGACAAAAAAGTCTCTAAAAAGACGGATGCCGCCGTGGTGGTTCCGGTTTTTGATGAGAAGTGCCCGAAAATTGTGATGATAAAGCGCTCGAAGGGTTTGAACAGGAGCGCGGGTCACATAGCCTTTCCCGGTGGGATGATTGAGGATGGCGAGAACGAGGTTGAAGCAGCTTTGAGAGAGTTTGAGGAGGAGCTTGGAATAAATCCCGAATGTGTTGATGTTCTAGGATTTTTAAGGCCGCGGGAGGTTCACGAGTACAGGATAATGATTTGCCCCGTTGTGGGGATGATAAGGACGCTCGATTTCGTACCTGATGGGAGAGAGGTGAGCAGAGTTCTGGTCGATGAACTCAGAAAGGTTCTCAAGTCGAGAAGAATCACGGACTGGGGGCCGAACTTCGAGTGTGCAGGGCAGCTCGTTTGGGGAGCGTCGAGCAGAGTTCTGGACGACCTTTATTTGAGGATCGTTAGGCGATACGGCTCTGTTGATGCGTTTTTTGAGGGGATTTAGGACTCATTGGTATGTGAATCGGGGTAAAGTACTTATTTTTTGATTTCTAATTAGGGCATGCTTCTCAACGAGAAGGATTTCAAAAATGAAGGTGTGAAAATAGCAGCCCTCATCATGGCTGAATCGGCGAGAACGGCTCCTAAGTCCAAGGGTGAGGACACCATCGAAATCGTTTACGTTGACGGCGAGGAAATGGAGAAAATTGCTGCAAAAATGGAGGAAATGGCTGAAGGAGGGGATAAGGATTTTATCAGAGATGCTGAAAGCGTAAGAAAATCTCAGGCGATTTTGTTGATAGGGGCCAAGGGGGACAGAACGGTGGGTGTTAACTGCCAGGCATGCGGCTTTGAAAGCTGCTCCGAATTCAAGAAGGCTGATAGGAAGGGTGAGAACTTTGTGGGGCCTAACTGCGCCTTCAGAATGATTGACCTCGGCATCGCTCTCGGCTCGGCGGTGAAAGTTTCAGCGATGCTCGGGATTGACACGAGAATCATGTACAGAATTGGAATTGCGGCAAAGAAGCTTGGAATGATTGATGCGGACGTTGTGATGGGCGTTCCGCTGTCAGCACTGGGCAAGAGCCCCTACTTCGACAGAGCGCCCAAAAAATAATTTTTCAAAACTTATCTGGAATTCCAGCATTGTAGAAAAGTCTCAGTGCCATTAACGCGACAATGAGCAGATGCACCAAAGTAAGAGCTTTGACCCCCTTGGTTGGAAATCGTGTTAGCATTGGC
The nucleotide sequence above comes from Archaeoglobus fulgidus DSM 4304. Encoded proteins:
- a CDS encoding homoaconitate hydratase family protein gives rise to the protein MGKTIAEKILSEKSKSDAYAGDIVVAEIDQIALQDGTAPLAIRQLMELGTEVRAADRTHFFVDHAAPSPRRELSNDQKFIYEFAKKVGADFNPPGEGIIHQIMVERYVKPGDLAVGADSHTCTYGGIGAFSTGMGSTDVAVAIALGKNWFRVPESFRVQLDGSLPKGVFAKDVILKLIGDLGVDGATYKALEFHGECAENMTVEERLTIANMAVECGAKAGIFESDENTRKFLAELGREGDFREVKADEDAEYEKEIYMDVSSLVPVVSKPHNVDNVAEISEVEGTEVNQVYIGTCTNGRLSDLEVAARILKGRKVKEGVRLIVVPASRRVYLQALDKGLIRVFVEAGGMVLNPGCGPCVGIHQGILADGEVCISTQNRNFKGRMGNPNAEIFLASPATAAASAVKGYIADPREFL
- a CDS encoding NUDIX hydrolase, with the protein product MLVKRLGELLDKKVSKKTDAAVVVPVFDEKCPKIVMIKRSKGLNRSAGHIAFPGGMIEDGENEVEAALREFEEELGINPECVDVLGFLRPREVHEYRIMICPVVGMIRTLDFVPDGREVSRVLVDELRKVLKSRRITDWGPNFECAGQLVWGASSRVLDDLYLRIVRRYGSVDAFFEGI
- a CDS encoding ferredoxin domain-containing protein, coding for MLLNEKDFKNEGVKIAALIMAESARTAPKSKGEDTIEIVYVDGEEMEKIAAKMEEMAEGGDKDFIRDAESVRKSQAILLIGAKGDRTVGVNCQACGFESCSEFKKADRKGENFVGPNCAFRMIDLGIALGSAVKVSAMLGIDTRIMYRIGIAAKKLGMIDADVVMGVPLSALGKSPYFDRAPKK